From the genome of Cytobacillus firmus, one region includes:
- the resA gene encoding thiol-disulfide oxidoreductase ResA — translation MKKQRLVMRTVILLVLGAAVAYTLYANFTKDKIQKVAVGEKAPDFVLTDMDGNKHRLSDYEGQGVFLNFWGTWCKPCEKEMPYMNNQYEQFKDEGVQVLAVNVGETDLAVNKFSERYDLAFPIVIDKDSQVQSAYGINPLPATFLIDKDGKVVKYITGEMTEETIKNYMEQIKP, via the coding sequence ATGAAAAAGCAGCGTCTGGTAATGAGAACAGTCATATTGCTTGTCCTTGGTGCTGCCGTGGCATATACGCTATACGCAAATTTTACGAAAGATAAAATTCAAAAGGTTGCTGTTGGGGAAAAGGCACCTGATTTTGTTCTGACAGATATGGATGGCAATAAACACAGGTTATCCGATTATGAAGGCCAGGGTGTTTTCCTGAATTTCTGGGGTACATGGTGCAAACCCTGTGAGAAAGAAATGCCATATATGAACAATCAATATGAGCAATTTAAAGATGAGGGTGTTCAGGTTTTGGCTGTTAATGTCGGCGAGACAGATTTAGCAGTAAATAAATTTTCTGAGCGTTACGATCTGGCTTTCCCGATTGTAATTGATAAGGATAGCCAAGTCCAATCTGCTTACGGAATTAATCCTCTTCCTGCCACTTTTCTCATTGATAAAGATGGAAAAGTTGTCAAGTATATTACAGGCGAGATGACGGAAGAAACGATCAAGAACTATATGGAACAGATTAAACCATAA
- the rluB gene encoding 23S rRNA pseudouridine(2605) synthase RluB yields MERLQKVIAHAGVASRRKAEELMAEGRVRVNGKTVKELGVKVSPSDRIEVDGIPLEREEPVYFLLYKPRGIISAVSDDKGRKVVTDFFEGIKQRIYPVGRLDYDTSGILILTNDGEFANLLMHPSNEIEKVYVAKLKGIPSKEKMKSLQRGIVLEDGKTAPAKTKLLSMDKKKQTAIVEISIHEGRNRQVRRMFEAIGHPVLKLKRERYGFLTLQGLSAGDARELTAHEVKQLRTLAMKKK; encoded by the coding sequence ATGGAAAGATTGCAGAAAGTTATTGCCCATGCAGGGGTTGCTTCGCGAAGGAAAGCTGAAGAGCTAATGGCTGAAGGGCGTGTAAGGGTTAACGGAAAAACAGTAAAGGAACTGGGTGTTAAGGTCTCTCCTTCTGACCGCATAGAAGTGGATGGAATACCGTTGGAGAGAGAGGAGCCTGTTTATTTTCTTCTCTATAAACCAAGAGGAATCATTTCAGCCGTCTCAGATGACAAGGGCAGAAAAGTCGTCACGGATTTCTTTGAGGGAATCAAACAAAGAATATACCCTGTTGGAAGACTGGATTACGATACATCCGGAATCCTCATTCTTACCAATGACGGGGAGTTTGCGAATCTTTTAATGCACCCAAGCAATGAGATTGAAAAAGTCTATGTTGCCAAGTTGAAAGGCATTCCTTCAAAAGAAAAAATGAAGAGCCTTCAAAGAGGCATTGTGCTTGAAGATGGAAAAACAGCACCTGCCAAAACCAAGCTGTTATCAATGGATAAGAAAAAACAGACAGCTATTGTGGAAATCAGCATTCATGAAGGACGCAACCGCCAGGTTAGGAGGATGTTTGAAGCCATTGGACATCCTGTTCTGAAACTGAAGAGGGAGAGATATGGGTTCCTCACTCTGCAGGGATTATCAGCGGGGGATGCAAGAGAACTTACTGCCCATGAAGTTAAGCAGCTTCGGACACTCGCGATGAAGAAGAAATAG
- a CDS encoding spore maturation protein, whose translation MEIVSAVSLWLIPILIGFILIYGTFKKVPTYESFTEGGKEGIKIAVSIIPFLVGMLVAISVFRASGALEYFMNLIRPGLEAIGVPPDIVPLAIIRPISGTAALGMTSDLIAVHGPDSFIGRLASVLQGSTDTTFYVLTVYFGAVGIKKMGDALKVGLLADLAGIIASIVIVTLVFGSM comes from the coding sequence ATGGAGATTGTTTCAGCTGTTTCCCTTTGGTTAATTCCTATTTTAATAGGCTTTATATTAATATATGGAACATTTAAGAAAGTTCCTACTTATGAAAGCTTTACTGAAGGCGGAAAAGAAGGAATAAAAATTGCTGTATCCATTATTCCTTTTCTTGTCGGGATGCTTGTAGCCATATCGGTTTTCAGGGCTTCCGGTGCCCTGGAGTATTTTATGAATCTGATCAGGCCAGGACTGGAGGCAATTGGAGTGCCTCCTGATATCGTACCCTTGGCTATCATTCGTCCGATCTCAGGAACTGCAGCACTGGGAATGACCAGTGACTTAATTGCTGTCCATGGTCCCGACTCCTTCATAGGCAGGCTTGCCTCAGTACTGCAGGGCAGCACAGATACAACTTTTTATGTCCTGACGGTCTACTTTGGAGCAGTGGGAATCAAAAAAATGGGAGATGCACTTAAAGTCGGACTGCTGGCCGATTTGGCAGGCATCATAGCATCCATTGTGATCGTAACACTTGTTTTTGGCAGTATGTAA
- a CDS encoding nucleoside recognition domain-containing protein, translating to MVNIIWVMLTAIGLVFAMINGTINEVNEAIFNGAKEAVTLCIGLISILVFWLGMMKIAEDAGLLNKLASLFRPIVKKLFPEVPGDHPAMGYMLSNMMANMFGLGNAATPLGIKAMEELKRLNGGKNEASRSMITFLAINTSSLTLIPTTVIAIRMNYNSASPTDIVGPTLVATFCSSLAAIMIDRYFYYRRTRKG from the coding sequence ATGGTTAATATCATTTGGGTGATGCTTACAGCTATAGGCTTAGTTTTTGCTATGATAAACGGCACCATAAATGAAGTGAACGAAGCCATTTTCAATGGTGCAAAAGAAGCGGTCACGTTGTGCATCGGTCTAATCAGCATTCTTGTTTTTTGGCTGGGAATGATGAAAATTGCCGAGGACGCAGGCCTGCTGAATAAGCTTGCTTCCTTATTCAGGCCAATTGTGAAAAAACTTTTTCCGGAAGTGCCCGGTGACCACCCGGCAATGGGATATATGCTATCGAACATGATGGCCAATATGTTCGGTCTCGGAAACGCAGCTACCCCTCTTGGCATAAAAGCAATGGAAGAGCTGAAAAGATTGAATGGGGGTAAGAATGAAGCAAGCCGTTCTATGATAACCTTTTTGGCCATCAACACTTCAAGTCTGACCTTAATTCCTACAACCGTGATTGCCATACGGATGAATTATAATTCTGCCTCGCCCACCGATATCGTAGGTCCTACCTTAGTGGCTACATTCTGCTCTTCATTGGCCGCAATAATGATTGACCGTTATTTCTATTACCGAAGAACGCGAAAAGGATGA
- a CDS encoding D-alanyl-D-alanine carboxypeptidase family protein: MKMFSRLMAISLVTALMMVNFPQKTEASVSVSARSAILMEQDSGRILYQKEANEMRRIASITKIMTAILAIESGKMDDMVKVSDRAVRAEGSSIYLKAGEKIKLEDLVYGLMLRSGNDSAVAIAEHVGGSLEGFGFLMNKKAEEIGMKNTHFANPHGLDDHEDHYSTAYDMALLTRYAMNNENYQKIAGTKVHRAPNPNESWDRVWKNKNRLLTELYEYCTGGKTGYTKRAKRTLVTTASKGSLNLIAVTLNGPDDWNDHINMYETAFRTFDSVEVMPEGIISDIDDEFYKGRVYIKHSYNYPVTKEEKNNFKIDIKLLKPESEWDDGRTTPDVVGQATVYFEDQQIKKLPIYYKHDEVKEDKSLLDYFKGLFTSIAGVKTNG; encoded by the coding sequence ATGAAAATGTTTAGCAGGCTGATGGCCATATCTTTGGTCACCGCGTTGATGATGGTGAATTTCCCTCAGAAGACAGAGGCTTCAGTTTCAGTAAGTGCCCGGAGCGCAATATTAATGGAACAGGATTCTGGCCGTATCCTTTACCAGAAAGAAGCAAATGAAATGAGGAGAATAGCAAGCATTACAAAAATCATGACGGCAATTCTGGCCATAGAATCCGGAAAAATGGACGATATGGTTAAAGTAAGTGATCGTGCTGTCAGAGCGGAAGGGTCATCGATATATCTAAAGGCAGGAGAAAAAATAAAGCTTGAAGATCTGGTTTACGGGCTAATGCTTCGTTCAGGCAATGACTCTGCAGTCGCAATCGCAGAACATGTTGGCGGAAGCCTTGAAGGATTTGGCTTTTTAATGAATAAGAAAGCTGAAGAAATCGGCATGAAGAATACCCATTTTGCAAACCCCCATGGTCTGGATGATCATGAAGACCATTATTCGACTGCCTATGATATGGCTCTGCTGACCAGGTATGCAATGAATAATGAGAACTACCAAAAGATTGCAGGAACAAAGGTGCACCGTGCACCAAACCCGAATGAAAGCTGGGACAGGGTGTGGAAAAATAAAAATAGGCTCCTGACCGAATTATATGAGTATTGCACAGGGGGGAAAACAGGATATACAAAAAGGGCAAAGAGAACTCTTGTAACAACAGCATCGAAAGGCAGTCTTAATTTGATTGCAGTCACCTTAAACGGGCCGGATGATTGGAATGACCATATAAATATGTATGAAACAGCTTTTAGAACCTTTGATTCTGTGGAAGTCATGCCTGAGGGAATTATATCGGATATTGATGATGAATTTTATAAAGGCAGGGTTTATATAAAGCATTCATACAATTATCCTGTTACCAAAGAAGAGAAAAACAACTTTAAAATTGATATAAAGCTGCTGAAGCCTGAATCAGAATGGGATGACGGCAGGACAACACCTGACGTGGTCGGTCAGGCAACTGTGTATTTTGAAGACCAGCAAATTAAAAAGCTCCCAATCTATTATAAGCATGATGAGGTAAAAGAGGATAAGTCGCTATTAGACTACTTTAAGGGTCTTTTCACCTCAATTGCAGGAGTGAAGACAAATGGTTAA
- a CDS encoding superoxide dismutase, whose amino-acid sequence MSKMEDYIKDVTKWNKELRDFLDSEDVEQNNELWQRLDHFTEIMDGINGPLDIEALEKLQKQVDSLHSDMENYFSNRQQLGNIYMNETYISAGKHILPPLPYDYSALEPHISGEIMRLHHDKHHQSYVDGLNKAEVMLQKARNNNDYSLVKHWCRELAFHGSGHYLHTIFWNNMSPEGGGKPSGALLKEMNKYFGSFEKFKSHFTEAAKQVEGVGWAILVWSPRARRLEILQSERHMLLTQWDTIPLLALDVWEHAYYLQYKNNRGDYIKNWWNVVNWKDVENRYLKASELKWKPF is encoded by the coding sequence ATGAGTAAAATGGAAGATTACATTAAGGACGTTACGAAATGGAACAAAGAGCTAAGAGATTTTTTAGACTCGGAGGATGTTGAACAAAACAATGAATTGTGGCAGAGGCTGGATCATTTTACCGAAATTATGGATGGAATAAACGGCCCGCTGGATATAGAAGCTTTGGAAAAGCTGCAGAAACAAGTGGACTCTCTTCATTCTGATATGGAGAATTACTTTTCCAATAGACAGCAACTTGGAAATATCTATATGAATGAAACGTACATTTCTGCGGGAAAGCATATTTTACCCCCGCTGCCTTACGATTACAGCGCACTTGAACCGCATATCTCAGGGGAAATTATGAGGCTGCATCATGATAAGCATCATCAATCATATGTAGATGGCTTGAACAAAGCAGAGGTAATGCTCCAAAAAGCAAGGAATAATAATGATTACAGCCTCGTAAAACACTGGTGCCGCGAGCTGGCCTTTCATGGTTCCGGTCATTATTTGCATACGATTTTCTGGAATAATATGAGTCCTGAAGGCGGTGGGAAACCTTCCGGTGCACTCCTGAAGGAAATGAACAAATACTTTGGGAGCTTTGAGAAATTCAAAAGCCACTTCACTGAAGCAGCCAAGCAGGTAGAAGGAGTGGGCTGGGCAATCCTGGTGTGGTCTCCAAGAGCGCGCAGGCTCGAAATACTTCAATCGGAAAGGCATATGCTTTTAACCCAGTGGGATACAATCCCTCTGCTGGCTTTGGATGTATGGGAACATGCTTATTATCTGCAATATAAAAATAACCGTGGTGACTATATTAAAAATTGGTGGAATGTTGTCAACTGGAAGGATGTAGAAAACAGGTATTTAAAAGCATCTGAATTAAAATGGAAGCCTTTCTAA
- a CDS encoding YpuI family protein: MGNSIVKSQMEDVKNFLGNSVAAFEDFLNNTTIKDLEAEQQGNANYYKSILSHVRKLLVYCEEGLDASTIILKSDPFQKGAAEKTLYRIYHQCIEEFFSPKNDAWFENSRSAYTGKNSIQFHDEVPDSLKSMFRQLEGEFQRVREELEYYETDYRTKMIQSK; encoded by the coding sequence ATGGGGAATTCAATTGTTAAATCACAGATGGAAGATGTGAAAAATTTCCTCGGTAATAGCGTTGCCGCATTTGAAGATTTCTTAAATAATACAACAATAAAAGATCTTGAAGCAGAACAACAAGGGAATGCGAATTATTATAAAAGTATCCTCTCACATGTTAGAAAACTGCTTGTATATTGTGAAGAAGGACTTGATGCCAGCACGATCATATTAAAAAGTGACCCTTTCCAAAAAGGGGCTGCCGAAAAGACGTTATACCGGATTTACCATCAATGCATTGAAGAGTTTTTTTCTCCGAAAAATGATGCATGGTTTGAGAATAGCCGTTCAGCATATACAGGAAAAAACTCAATCCAGTTTCATGATGAAGTTCCGGACAGCCTCAAATCAATGTTCAGGCAGCTGGAAGGAGAGTTTCAAAGGGTTCGTGAGGAACTTGAATATTACGAAACAGATTACCGGACAAAAATGATTCAATCAAAATAG
- the scpB gene encoding SMC-Scp complex subunit ScpB, which produces MEIVNWKGIAESLLFAAGDEGLSLKQIAHVLEVEENQAREIMDSLMEDYNTGSRGIMAVELAGTFQLVTKKEFSPYLKKLVESPSAASLSQAALETLAIIAYRQPITRTEIEEIRGVKTERPLHTLSAKALIKEVGRADGTGRAYLYGTTKEFLDYFGLKSIEELPPLPDKISEEEDSLQEEADLFFEKFQELDS; this is translated from the coding sequence GTGGAGATCGTTAATTGGAAGGGGATAGCCGAAAGCCTCCTGTTTGCAGCTGGTGATGAAGGCTTGTCTCTTAAGCAAATTGCCCATGTGCTGGAGGTGGAAGAGAATCAGGCCCGTGAAATAATGGACAGTCTTATGGAAGACTACAATACTGGCAGCCGCGGAATAATGGCTGTTGAATTGGCGGGGACTTTTCAGCTGGTTACGAAAAAAGAGTTTTCCCCATACCTGAAGAAGCTGGTAGAGTCTCCTTCTGCCGCTTCCCTTTCTCAGGCGGCACTCGAGACGCTCGCAATTATTGCTTACAGACAGCCCATTACAAGGACAGAAATTGAGGAAATTAGAGGAGTCAAGACAGAGAGACCTCTTCATACATTGTCTGCTAAAGCCTTGATTAAAGAAGTTGGACGGGCAGATGGAACAGGGCGTGCCTATTTGTATGGAACGACTAAAGAGTTCCTTGATTATTTTGGCCTTAAAAGCATAGAAGAGCTTCCGCCACTCCCGGATAAGATCAGTGAAGAAGAGGATTCATTACAGGAAGAGGCTGATTTATTCTTTGAAAAGTTCCAGGAGCTCGATTCTTGA
- a CDS encoding segregation/condensation protein A, producing the protein MQYDHYNVKIDAFEGPLDLLLHLINRLEIDIYDIPVSEITEQYLIYIHTMKELQLDVASEYLVMAATLLAIKSKMLLPKHDEEELEDEFGMEMEEDPRDELVERLIEYRKYKEAAEELKEREQDRSLMYTKPPADLSEYVNETQQEKADLNVSLYDMLGALQKLLRRKKLQRPLSAKVARQEIPIEKRMSEIVEQLRSVKGRKKFTDLFPVSDREHIVVTFLAVLELIKRKEIQVEQDKNFSDIFVASMEGGK; encoded by the coding sequence ATGCAATATGATCATTATAACGTCAAAATAGATGCTTTCGAGGGGCCTCTGGATCTTCTTCTTCATCTTATTAACAGGCTGGAAATTGATATCTATGACATTCCTGTATCAGAAATTACCGAGCAGTACCTCATTTATATACATACAATGAAGGAGCTTCAGCTTGACGTAGCAAGCGAATATCTTGTAATGGCCGCAACGCTTCTGGCAATTAAAAGCAAAATGCTGCTGCCAAAGCATGATGAGGAAGAGCTCGAGGATGAATTTGGAATGGAAATGGAAGAAGACCCCAGAGATGAACTTGTAGAACGGCTGATTGAATACCGTAAATATAAGGAAGCTGCAGAGGAGCTTAAGGAGCGGGAACAGGATAGAAGTTTAATGTATACAAAGCCGCCTGCAGACCTTTCGGAATATGTGAATGAAACACAGCAGGAAAAAGCTGATTTGAATGTAAGTCTTTATGATATGCTTGGCGCTTTGCAAAAGTTATTAAGAAGGAAGAAACTGCAAAGGCCGCTTTCTGCAAAAGTTGCCCGCCAGGAGATTCCCATTGAGAAGCGGATGTCTGAAATTGTGGAACAGTTAAGAAGTGTAAAAGGCAGGAAAAAATTCACCGATCTTTTTCCGGTATCGGACAGAGAGCATATAGTAGTAACTTTCCTGGCGGTACTGGAGTTAATCAAGCGAAAAGAAATTCAGGTCGAGCAGGACAAAAATTTCTCTGATATTTTTGTAGCTTCCATGGAAGGAGGAAAATAG
- a CDS encoding YjcZ family sporulation protein, giving the protein MSNTGFGDCGTGFALIVVLFILLIIVGASWFF; this is encoded by the coding sequence ATGTCTAATACTGGATTTGGAGATTGCGGAACCGGGTTTGCTTTAATTGTCGTTCTGTTCATCCTATTAATTATTGTCGGAGCTTCCTGGTTCTTCTAA
- a CDS encoding DUF309 domain-containing protein — MYPDKYIEFLVHFHGDRDYFECHELLEEYWKSTDPNNKKSAWVGLILMAVSFYHHRRKNLNGAERTLRKGIVILESRAEEIQALGLETGQLIKDLKNRLLLIQKGGHYSSVNLPIIDPLLKEECMKFCASKGFSWCFDSNLPDKDIVHRHKRRDRTMVIKERLDALNRKKRQE, encoded by the coding sequence ATGTATCCTGATAAATATATTGAGTTCCTGGTCCATTTTCATGGTGACCGAGATTATTTTGAATGTCACGAGTTACTGGAGGAATATTGGAAGAGTACGGACCCAAACAATAAAAAGTCTGCATGGGTCGGATTAATTCTTATGGCAGTTTCTTTTTATCATCATCGCAGAAAGAATTTAAATGGTGCTGAACGAACCCTCCGCAAAGGAATCGTCATTTTGGAGAGCAGAGCTGAAGAGATACAGGCACTGGGTCTGGAAACAGGTCAATTGATAAAGGATCTTAAGAACAGGCTTCTCCTGATTCAAAAAGGCGGACATTACTCCAGCGTTAACTTGCCAATTATAGATCCCTTACTTAAGGAAGAATGTATGAAGTTCTGCGCATCCAAAGGATTTTCCTGGTGCTTTGACAGCAATTTACCAGATAAAGATATTGTGCACCGCCATAAAAGAAGAGATAGAACCATGGTTATTAAAGAAAGACTTGATGCCCTGAACCGGAAAAAAAGGCAGGAATAA
- a CDS encoding GNAT family N-acetyltransferase translates to MLIRYKKSFEKIAMGLLSFMPNEKDLKRLQQTMKQYESEENRQLFLWKEGEDIIGLVGVTSSDQTMEIQHISVNPSHRHQGIGKTMIKALDELYPGKTLTATDETESFLSKCDVN, encoded by the coding sequence ATGCTAATTCGATATAAAAAGTCATTTGAAAAAATTGCAATGGGTCTTTTATCTTTCATGCCTAATGAAAAAGACTTGAAAAGGCTGCAGCAGACGATGAAGCAATATGAATCAGAAGAAAATCGGCAGCTGTTTTTGTGGAAGGAAGGCGAAGATATCATTGGACTGGTCGGCGTTACTTCAAGTGATCAGACAATGGAGATTCAGCATATCTCTGTTAACCCGTCACACCGGCATCAAGGCATTGGCAAAACAATGATAAAAGCATTGGATGAACTATATCCTGGGAAAACTTTAACTGCAACCGATGAAACCGAATCTTTTCTAAGCAAATGTGATGTTAATTAA
- a CDS encoding DUF1002 domain-containing protein → MKWNKMLLLFIMSLLFILPIQAFADMAEGDVIVTLGENLSEEQKNMLLAEMKAPKDATIITVSNEEEHQYLGNYISKALIGTRAISSSAVTVAKQGSGLEVETKNINWVTDEMYINALITAGVKDAKIYITAPANVSGTAALTGIIKAYEISAETTIPEDVKQAANEEMVETAKLGDSVGNENAAALITKIKEEIAKNSPETDAELRTIIENAAKDLGITLTEQEILSLIDLFNKLKELDIDWNQVGEQLNQAKDKISKYLESEEGQGFLESLKRFFTSAIDAIKAFFS, encoded by the coding sequence ATGAAATGGAATAAAATGCTTTTACTATTCATAATGTCGCTATTATTTATTTTGCCGATACAGGCATTTGCAGATATGGCGGAAGGTGATGTAATTGTCACTTTAGGTGAGAATCTATCAGAAGAACAAAAAAATATGCTTCTGGCTGAAATGAAAGCTCCAAAAGATGCGACCATCATTACTGTTTCAAATGAGGAAGAACATCAGTATCTTGGAAATTATATCTCTAAGGCTCTTATAGGAACAAGAGCGATATCTTCTTCAGCAGTCACAGTAGCAAAACAAGGCTCCGGCCTTGAAGTCGAGACTAAGAATATTAACTGGGTCACTGATGAAATGTACATTAATGCCTTGATTACTGCAGGTGTAAAAGATGCAAAAATTTATATTACAGCACCTGCAAATGTTTCTGGAACAGCTGCTTTAACAGGCATTATTAAGGCATATGAAATTTCAGCTGAAACAACGATCCCTGAAGATGTAAAACAGGCGGCAAATGAAGAAATGGTGGAAACAGCAAAGCTTGGCGATTCGGTTGGAAACGAGAATGCAGCTGCTTTAATTACCAAAATCAAAGAGGAAATTGCCAAAAATTCACCTGAAACCGATGCAGAACTCAGAACAATTATCGAAAATGCAGCAAAGGACCTTGGCATCACTCTTACCGAACAGGAGATTCTAAGCTTAATAGATTTATTTAACAAGCTGAAAGAGCTTGATATCGATTGGAATCAGGTCGGTGAACAGCTTAACCAGGCAAAAGACAAAATTTCCAAGTACCTTGAAAGTGAAGAAGGCCAGGGATTTTTAGAAAGCCTAAAACGTTTTTTCACTAGTGCAATAGATGCGATTAAAGCCTTCTTTTCTTAA
- the lysA gene encoding diaminopimelate decarboxylase encodes MFFHGTMKANDKGHLEIGGMDTVELAGQFGTPLYVYDVALIRDRARGFKETFEKLGIEAQVAYASKAFSTVAMVQLVDEEGLSLDVVSGGELYTALAADFPSERIHFHGNNKSREELEMALKNHVGCIVVDNFYELELLEEICESLAVKTKILLRVTPGIEAHTHDYILTGQEDSKFGFDLQNGQAEKALLIALNSSWIETLGLHCHIGSQIFDTTGFILAAKKIFEKMAEWKEKHAYEPKVLNLGGGFGIRYTEEDDPIHASKYVEEIILEVKKQAKHFSMKMPEIWIEPGRSLVGDAGTTLYQTGSRKEVPNVRNYLAVDGGMSDNIRPALYQAKYEAVLANRVLDKPEETVSIAGKCCESGDMLIWDLPLPKAGDQDLLAVFCTGAYGYSMANNYNRIPRPPVVFIENGEAKLVVKRETYEDLLRLDLPINEKIKN; translated from the coding sequence ATGTTTTTTCACGGCACCATGAAGGCAAATGACAAAGGGCATCTTGAAATTGGCGGTATGGATACAGTCGAACTCGCCGGTCAATTTGGAACACCTTTATACGTATATGATGTGGCATTAATAAGAGATAGAGCAAGGGGATTTAAGGAAACTTTCGAAAAGCTTGGAATAGAAGCACAAGTTGCATATGCGAGCAAAGCTTTCTCAACAGTAGCAATGGTTCAGCTTGTAGATGAAGAAGGACTATCATTGGATGTGGTATCAGGCGGAGAGTTATACACTGCTCTTGCTGCAGATTTTCCATCTGAAAGAATCCATTTTCACGGGAACAATAAGAGCAGAGAAGAACTTGAGATGGCTCTAAAGAATCATGTCGGCTGTATTGTTGTCGATAATTTTTATGAGCTGGAATTATTAGAGGAAATCTGTGAATCTCTTGCGGTTAAAACTAAAATTTTACTGAGGGTCACGCCAGGAATCGAGGCACATACCCATGACTATATCTTAACCGGTCAGGAAGATTCAAAGTTTGGGTTTGACCTGCAGAATGGTCAGGCTGAAAAGGCTCTGCTAATAGCTCTAAATTCAAGCTGGATTGAAACGCTTGGACTGCACTGTCATATCGGCTCTCAGATTTTCGATACAACAGGCTTCATTTTGGCTGCCAAGAAAATTTTTGAGAAGATGGCAGAATGGAAAGAAAAACATGCATATGAACCTAAAGTGCTTAACTTAGGCGGAGGTTTTGGAATCCGCTATACAGAAGAAGATGATCCGATTCATGCATCTAAATATGTTGAAGAAATTATCCTGGAAGTAAAAAAACAGGCTAAGCATTTTTCCATGAAGATGCCGGAAATTTGGATTGAGCCGGGGCGTTCCCTAGTGGGAGATGCCGGAACAACTTTATACCAGACTGGGTCACGCAAAGAGGTTCCAAATGTAAGAAATTATCTCGCTGTAGATGGCGGCATGAGTGATAATATCAGGCCGGCCCTTTATCAGGCTAAGTATGAAGCGGTATTGGCAAACCGGGTGTTGGATAAGCCGGAAGAGACAGTATCAATTGCCGGAAAATGCTGTGAATCAGGCGATATGCTTATTTGGGATTTGCCTCTTCCAAAAGCAGGTGATCAGGACCTCCTGGCTGTTTTCTGTACAGGCGCATACGGTTATTCCATGGCAAACAATTATAATCGAATCCCAAGGCCTCCTGTAGTTTTTATTGAAAATGGAGAGGCTAAGCTTGTTGTTAAAAGGGAAACATACGAGGATCTATTAAGATTGGATCTGCCCATTAATGAAAAAATAAAAAATTAA